GTAGGAATAACAATAGTGCAATCTAAGCTCTCTACATCTGAATAAGAAACTATATCTGACAGATAACGACACAATGCGTATTGTTTTCTTAAAGCTCAAAAAGAAATTAACAATAGAGAACTAGAGAAGAACTTTCAGAATCAAAAGCCATTGGAACCCTTGAACCCAAAGCTTCACCATCACCTAACCTGACCAACCTTGTCTTTTAAGCAACAATTTCATACTCAAAGATCCCACTTCatcattctctttttttcctcATATAATGTATTCTAAAGGACatcaaaatttaattgattaccAGAGAAAGACTCTTCTCAGGAGCCCCAGGCTTGTGCTCCCTCCGCTCAGAAGCTGGTCTTCTCATATGGGGTCTGTTCAAGTGCCATTTGGAATAAGAAGTTCAGCATTGCTCGAGACATCATGCGGATATTTGCTGCAAGAATTACAGGCAAGTTCTCTGTTTATAGTGTGCAACATGATGTTACTTAAGTGCATTTGTGGACTAAAGGaatttttgtttgtaaaataGATGATATGGGATGAAGTGGGAGAAGATCAGTTTGAGAGGGAAAAGGTTTTAGTGGACATTGAACAGGAGTGTCTGGAAGTTTACAGAAGGAAGGTTGACAATGCAAACATCTCCAGAGCTCGACTTCATCAAGAATTGGCAGATTCAGAGGCTGAGTTCACCCATCTCCTTTTATTACTCGACGAAAGATCACTCCCCGGAAGGGTAACTTTCTGAATTCCCTTATCCAGTATGCTAACCACATTTTGTCTACTAGAAAGCTATAACACCAAGGAAATGATGCTTAGAGGGATCACCTCCACATGCATGAAAACGTATAGCAGGGAGATAAATTTTTCTATAAATATCATCAGCAAATTGAAGCAGTGAAATATACTTAAAGGTCGCGCTATATATTCCTTGCtatgaatatttgagttttccaCAGATAAAAGTGTGTCTATATCAGTCAGCTTTGGCCTCGTGATTCTTTCCACTACCCATTGCTGGTAACATGTCGCATTTTCTTGTCAAATTAAAGTTAATGTGAGTTTTCGGTGATTGTGCTAACCCACCTATGCAAATTCATATACTAGTTGATACGGAATCAAGAATGCTATCAGACTAAATCATACAAAAAAGTGAAAATGAAGGAAAGATGTACAGTCAAAGGAATGAATGAAAATGTGTATGAGCTGATCATGACCAATGAACTATAAATCCACACACTTGAACTTGCTTCTAGTGGCTTAACGGACATCAGTTCCTAAAGTATCTGAGAATATTGACAAAAACTCAGGGTGAAAGGTTAACCAGTCTAAAAACCAACATCAATGCACATCAGTTCCTAAAGCATCTTGAAATATTGACAAAAACTCAGGGTGAAAGGTTAACCAGTCTAAAAACCAACATCAATGCACAACCGATCACCTTCGCCTTCCTTCCCTAACCAGGCGCGCGCACACACTCTGTATTACTATCTCTAAGCATCATGACATGACTTGACAACTATGACTGGATGTTAATTAGATCAATGATCTGAGAGGATACACATATAttgttggattttcttttttgataattCATGCACACCATCGGATATTTTGCATAAGAAATACTCAATGATTTAACCTAAATAATGAGTAAATTTGTACCGGCAGCCAGAAAAGATGACTGGAACACTAAAGGAACAGCTAGAGTCAATTGCACCTGCTCTGAGAGAGATGCGAATCAGAAAAGAAGAAAGGGTGAAAAAATTCAGAGCTGTTCAAGGACAAATTCAGAAAATTTCTGCTGAAATAGCAGGCCAATCAGAGTACAATGATTCATTATCAAATGTTTTACTAAATGGGAATGATCTATCACTAAAGAAACTAGAAGAGTTCCAGAACGAGCTTCAGCGGCTTCAAAATGAGAAGGTATTATTGAGAAACTTAACTGTTGTCCTGGTACTAGCTAAGATGCCCATCAAATGAAAGGTTATGAACTTTTTGTTTACCCCTCCATCTTTTTTTCTCCGTTTACCACTCTGTCCTTGACATCAAAGATTGAGAGGCTTCAAAAGGTTGAAAACTACATTAGCATGATCCGGTGCTTAGCAGCAACGCTGGGAACAGATTCTTCTTTGATCATTACAAAGGTCCATCCAAGCCTGAATGAATTATCTGGACTATCAAAAAACATTAGTGACAGTATATTGGAAAAACTTGACAGCACAGTTCAGTTACTAGAAGCAGATAAAAGAATACGGCTTGAAAAGGTAATCTCATCAACTCTGCACATTCCATAGCTAAAACAAGTAGGCATTTATTCTGAACATGTAGTTAACAACTCATGACAAATGCAGAAATTTTTAAATCGTATTTGAGAAGCCACTGACTAAGCAAATTGTAAGTGAAACATAATTCAAGTGGGTCAAACtctgtgtttttctttttttaaacagTATAGGTATAAGGATCAATACAAATTAATAGATCAGCAGAATTGCTGTCCTCACTGTGCGGTATTTATTTGTAGCTTCACCAACTAGGGAAAGCGTTGACAAACTTGTGGAATCTCATGGACACACCCCAGAAAGACCGCGTGATGTTCTCTAATGTCACTGCTTTGATATCATGGTCATCAGAAGATATCTCCATTCCTGGAAGCCTTACTCTGGACATAATCCAGCAGGTCAGTGTCTTTATAACTATagattatttattctccagtactACAAGGCAAGAGATTTGAAGTTATTTCAAAATTTCCTAGGCTGGCACAGAAGTCAGGAGACTGGATCAGCTAAAAGCAAGCAAGATGAAAGAGCTTTTCCTCAGAAAACAAATAGAGCTCGAGGAGATCTGCAAGCGATCCCACATGGAAATTCCCTCACGGCCAGAGATggaaaatataattaaactaatgAACTCTGGTTGGTCTAATTTTAAGTGTTCCAATATTCAATTATTAAAGTGATATACTGTTTTAGAAATTGAAACTGACCAAAACCTCCAAAAGGGGAGATTGACCATGCTGACCTCCTCACGAGCATGGATAAACAGATATCACAAGCACAAGAAGAGGCATCTAGCAGGAAGGCTATAATGGAGAAGGTAGAAAAATGGATATTAGCTCGTGATGAGGAACGATGGTTGGAAGAGTATAGCAGGGTCAGTTGCTTTCCTTATGAGACTGAGTAGCATATTCACTTTTCTTCATCAACTTTTCATTTTAGACATGCATATCTTTAGGACGACAACCGGTATTCTGTAAGTAGAGGTGCTCACAAGAATTTGAGAAGAGCAGAACGAGCCAGAGTCATGGTTAACAAAATACCAGgtatcaaaatattttcttccaatGGCTTGCAATCATCAAAATCAGCTAGTAATTGGCAGCCATAAAGCCTCTACAGTGGCTTAACAAAGCTTAGATCAATTAAAAGCTGTGCTTCTACAAGTTAGTCAGATCCATTATGTAATCGAGTAAACAAGCTGGAAACTTTATTAGAGTCTTCATCTAGGATTTGTTCATTTCATtgccttcttcttttcttttttttaaatatgcAGCTTTGGTGGATATGCTGATAGCAAAGACTAAAAGCTGggaggaagaaagaaagaaacctTTTGTATATGATGAGGTAAGAACTTAGTAACTCATCACCAAGTAAAATATTTTATTGGTTAGCACAAAGAATTACTCAAAGTTCCATACAAAGTATATGAGctcatgtctatcgtttgaagTTAAGAGAAGCTCACTTGGATTTATCCAtggatctctctctctctctctctctctctctctctctctctctctctctctctctctctctctctctctctctctctctctctcatatgtgtgtgtgtgtgtgtagagaAACCAAGAAAAGAAACGGCCAATAAAAATTATGTCCCCCTTTAATATTTCTAGATGTGAAAATACTCAATATGAAGCATtgcaaaatgtaatagaaatgcAGTCAAACCTTAGCATCTTAATGAACTAGCAATAGGCGACATTAACCATGTTGGGgttcaaaagaaatacaaaataatTTGATCAGAAACTAGTGATGCAATGAAAAATATTGTAGAATTTAGTCGAATGTATTTTCGGAGAAGGGTGAAATAAAAGATAATATTACTAACTGCACCTATGTCAAGGCATGCATTGGATTCCAGTGCTCCATTTCATAAGAGAAAAAGGATATCTAAAGCAGAGGCTAAAGCAGAGGCTGCGCCGAAGAATCTTGATTGACAGGTAAAATTGATAAACATGCACAGTATCTAAGGACATGTTCATCGAGAGAACCCAACATCAACTATGACTCGGATACTACTAGGAAGGACAATAGGCCCAAGAAAGAGATGATATGAACaatagaccttcaatttggtgtTGCAACCAGAAACATAGAGAAGGAAGAGGATTCTTTTCCTAACATTAATTAACTAGATGAAGATTAGCTACTGCTAGAGTTAAAGTGACCTGGCCATATTCTAATATTGCCAGGATAGCTGAATGCAATAGAATTACACTCTGAGAAAGCAACAAAATGAATTTCTGATCTGTAAAAAACTACAGTTGTGCAGTATACCTATTGGCCCTCCGCCAATATATTGATTCAGTCATCATCCCTATTCATCTCTTACATGCCAGAAGTTCCTGACCCCAGGTACCGCTACTTGCAATGTTGGAGGAGTataattttctaaggaaagaaagAGATGAAGAGAAACAAAGACAACGGGTAAGCACCACAACGCATATAAAGAATTTCCTTTGTTATTTAAAGTTTCACTTTTCTCTGCCTCTATGTACATTATTCAACTTCCAATTTTTTCAACAACAAAAAAGTCTCAATTCCACGCTAGTTGGGGAATTTCCAATCTATACTAACATTCACATAAAATAAATGAATAGCGAATACCTCAACTTAATCATTATCTCCTTTTACAAGAAGTAATGTTGCTCTTGCAGGAAAAGAAGAAAGCGCCGAATCAGGTGCCGGTCGGACAAGAAAATCTCTTTGTTCTAAGGCCAAGCACCAGCAGCAAACGTATATCTGGTGGAAGCATAAATGGAGGCTTCAACAAGGCTACACCTTTGAATAGAAAGTCTTCTTTGGGTATACAACAGCTGGGATCAACGACCATTAACACACCACAACAAAGCATTTCTCTGTTAAAGGAAGCAAAGAAAGAACACCATAGAAAGATCCTTACCCATAGTCGCTTTGCTTTTCATCCAGGAGATGATTCAGCTTCAGTAGTCTCATCATTTTCAGGCCCCTTTTCACCTTAGCTTCTGTGTATGGTTAAAAATTTTGAATTTATTTGAGTTCACTAACCTGATCAATCTAATAAATAATTCCTTAGTAGGGAGGTAAATTCATGCAAAGGGATAATTTACATTGTCGAGGCTTTCTGCAATTTATTACAAAGGACACCAATAGACAGCTGGAAAAGTTTGTTGCGGAGTATCTGAAAATAAAAACCCATATAGAGTGTCTTGTCCCCTTGTTACAAGCATCAATACATTCACTCCCTCTTTTGTGCTCTAAGGCTATACTTTGTTGACCGCttttaatatgtgtgtgtgtatatatataaacacacacacacacataaaaaaaCACATAAAGATGATCTTACACAATACACATCATGCAAGGGGAATGCTGCAGTTTGGTTTGGTCACCCATGGGATCTTTTTGGAAAGATCACAAAAGCCTGAATCTTATATCAGCAGCATAAGTTTAATGAACAATCTGCCTTCTTTTGGAGATCTTATTTGAACATATAAGAGCATAATAAGGTAAAACATTCATCTGTTAATGATTGACGAAGTGGAGTCCACGTGAATTATTCATGCAATTTACAACATTTTCACCCACATTAGGAAGGCTTAATTAAGGTAAACAGCTGTTCTATGCAAATGGATTAAACTGTCACCAAGTTTAGTGTTCATTCATCAAATCAGTAAGCCACTAATGCAATGGTGGCTACAGGCTTTCTTTTACAGTCTGATAGGTAGAGCAAGCCATGGTCAAGTGCAAGATAGGGAAAAAAAAACAACTAAGGTGAAACAGAGTTGGCAGAATTGAGTCAAAATGTCTGGAGGCATTTGTTGAATGAATTGATGGGATACATAAACATCTTAAAGTTCCGCAATGAACCTACATTATACAAGGATTTCATACTACTTAACAAATCTCAGAAATAATAACCTTTGGACGACTCGTGTATGGATCATTAATCAATGAAGGTGCACTATAATGTTTAATCAAAACATATATGCAATGCCTTTGGTCCTCGCCACGTCGATTCTATTCATACATAGCTCACACCCAAGGTTACAAATTAGTACCAATAGATACAGCAATACTCCTCAACAACAAAAGTCTGGAAATCATAGATCCGCCCTGGCAacgcataataataataattagtcTAGGAAAATAAAAACttcttttcaaataataatcatAAGCTCTACTCTGAAATGTGAGCAGCGAGTTTTAAGTGGACTTCTGAAAGAATGCCTCGATTCGTCGTGTTCCAGTAGGAAGCAGCTTCTCTGTTGATAATCGAGGACGATTTTGAACCTTAGGAGAAGGATCAGATGGTTGTGAAGGCACGAGAAGCGAGTCGAGAAGGAAATCGCTCGTAGGTTGATGCCTTTTCACGGCAACTCTTAAATGCTCGAGCTTTatggtttttctcttcttttctaaGGCGACTTGCGCTGACTTTTCCGTTAGGACTTCGAGGAAAAGCTCGGTGGAGCTAGCGATTAGATGTAGGGCTTCTGAGTTCACCTTGTTGATGTCCTGATCCAGTTTCATGATTTTCTTCACTCGGCCTAACGGCATCTGGAGTTGGTGGACTTCTCCGCCGGCCGCGGTGGAATTTTTTTCTTGATCTTCTCCGGCCATTTGTCTCCCCGTGAGCACTCTGATTGTCGAAGAGGACAAAACTACGAAATTGGTATTTAGGGCTTCTGGGTTTGGCGGGAATTAGCTTTGGCTTTCGCGCCAAAAGGTCGGTTTCTCACTTTGGTGTTTGGAAAACTGAGTAAATTCCATTTTGGTTCCCTAATGTTCAGAGTTTTACTTTGGTTTGGGACTTAAATTTAAGTATGTATATATTTGTAATATCTTGATATTTGGCTTAATATtatgaataataatttttttgtcCTAAAATTGTTAAGTGATTTTTTATTATACGGTCGCTTGGTTTAATATGATGTCTTTGCATCTCCTTTTATTATGTATAtagatagtataatatatagatacCTCCTTTAATATAACATAGATAATATAGATTTCTTACTTCgtccaaaatatatatttttattattattttgtataaaatgtatcaataaTTTTAGAATGTTTTTCTACATTATATGGAATAAGTAATTAGACtttacttctattttattttcGATATGAggttttgatttttatattttatactatgttgcttgtaattatttcaaatttatattagacttttcttcttaaattcaaattcaaaaagaataactaactattaatgataaataatgcataatttaattttattaaaatttaaattcaaaagaaaactaaCTATTACCTAACCTAACTAACTTTGTCCTAAAATTGCAAAGTGATTTTTTATTATGTTGCCACTTGGCTTACTATGATGTCTTTAATTGCTTCTCctattatatatagatagattatatggaataagcaattagacttttcttctattttattttcaatataaagttttgatctttatatttttttactATGTTACTTGTaattaattcaaattcaaattagaCTTTTCTTCTATATTTAAATTCAAACTCAAAAagaataactaattattaataataaatcatgcataatttcatttttttaaatttaaattaaaaaaactaaTTTTTACCTAACCTAACTAACTTTGTCCTTAAATTGCCAAGTGACTTTTTATTATCTTGTCACTTGGCATTCTATGGTGTCTTTGCCTCTCCTATTATATATAGATAGACTTGTCTCAAGTTTGCTTTCTtgttaattgtcacgacccaaaatttcaatctatcgtgatggcgtctattatggtactaggcaagccgactactcAGACATTTCTAATACTTTCCAATTTAAGATATGCTAAAAcaggtttaaataaataaaagtctCATAAAACTGATAAAACAGTCGCAACTCAATATAGAAGTTTCCCAAAAatagggtgtcactaagtacatgagcatctatacaaataCAGAGTCTGAATCACTATCTAAGAAACTGAAACTGAATAAGTAAAAAAATGGAGGGATAAGGAGgggagtcaaggtctgcggacgccagggcagctacctcgataatctccaaaTGTCGGTAAACTCTGATAATCAGCAACCACCGTGTctagaaatacctggatctgcacacgatgtgcagggtgtagcgtgagtacaaacCAACTCAGTAAATCCAACtattgggctgaaagcagtgacgagctttacATGTATAGTTCAATTATAAAATTACAGTAcggaaatgtaggcatgcttccaAGTTAAGCAGTTaaagcccaaacatgtaaaataagtcaagttcaattgaaacaaGATATGGCACCTCTCGATATCCACAAGTTAGTTATGTATGCCAACTGAAGTACAAAAATAGTgatgaaatcatatgcatactctcagagtatcaatcaatcagtcctcccattcactccatccTCACAGTCAATCATTTCTGACAGTCACTCACTTCTCCCAAttgctcggcactcgcactcgtaCTTAATAGGTACATGCGCGTACTGTGGGTGTGTAGATTCCGAAGGGGCAAAtccagtccaagcgctataataagccagtcatggcataaatcaataacacatgttgcggcgtgcagtctgatcccataaatatcctcacaatcaggccctcggcctcactcagtcatcaatctctcgagctcacaataatcatgataatcagcccaaacaatgatgatataatgtataaataaatggcaacatagactgagatatgatatgcaaataatagctATTATTGAGTGCATGAtttcaaattaagcaaataattcaacatgtaatgCGACCTTTGTAGGTCCCAAAAGTACCAACATGTATCCTAAGcgtgatttctaacatgacttgcagctcaatttctctaacacatggagaatatacggaTAACGACAAGATTATtcactatacagttccatggaattgaccaaggcacaatttctacggtgcacacccacacgcccatcacctagcatatgcgtcacctcaacaccaatcacataacacgtaattcgaggtttcatacccttagaactaagtttataagtgttacttatctcaaaccgtgcaaatccctactccaataagcccttacctcgcgaatcggcctccaactCCCG
This DNA window, taken from Nicotiana tabacum cultivar K326 chromosome 15, ASM71507v2, whole genome shotgun sequence, encodes the following:
- the LOC107786175 gene encoding 65-kDa microtubule-associated protein 8; translation: MYSKGHQNLIDYQRKTLLRSPRLVLPPLRSWSSHMGSVQVPFGIRSSALLETSCGYLLQELQMIWDEVGEDQFEREKVLVDIEQECLEVYRRKVDNANISRARLHQELADSEAEFTHLLLLLDERSLPGRPEKMTGTLKEQLESIAPALREMRIRKEERVKKFRAVQGQIQKISAEIAGQSEYNDSLSNVLLNGNDLSLKKLEEFQNELQRLQNEKIERLQKVENYISMIRCLAATLGTDSSLIITKVHPSLNELSGLSKNISDSILEKLDSTVQLLEADKRIRLEKLHQLGKALTNLWNLMDTPQKDRVMFSNVTALISWSSEDISIPGSLTLDIIQQAGTEVRRLDQLKASKMKELFLRKQIELEEICKRSHMEIPSRPEMENIIKLMNSGEIDHADLLTSMDKQISQAQEEASSRKAIMEKVEKWILARDEERWLEEYSRDDNRYSVSRGAHKNLRRAERARVMVNKIPALVDMLIAKTKSWEEERKKPFVYDEVPLLAMLEEYNFLRKERDEEKQRQREKKKAPNQVPVGQENLFVLRPSTSSKRISGGSINGGFNKATPLNRKSSLGIQQLGSTTINTPQQSISLLKEAKKEHHRKILTHSRFAFHPGDDSASVVSSFSGPFSP
- the LOC107786176 gene encoding uncharacterized protein LOC107786176, with translation MAGEDQEKNSTAAGGEVHQLQMPLGRVKKIMKLDQDINKVNSEALHLIASSTELFLEVLTEKSAQVALEKKRKTIKLEHLRVAVKRHQPTSDFLLDSLLVPSQPSDPSPKVQNRPRLSTEKLLPTGTRRIEAFFQKST